In the Ictidomys tridecemlineatus isolate mIctTri1 unplaced genomic scaffold, mIctTri1.hap1 Scaffold_48, whole genome shotgun sequence genome, TGAAGAGGTAATCCCATATATGCAAAGGAGGCAAAAAGATGTTGGGCAATATCCTTATAAGCTTCTCCAGTACGGGCTGTAGCAAAAATAACATGTGAGAAAGTATCCACACAAACATGAACAAATGATAACTTTCCAAACTCTTGAATATGAGTAACATCCATCTGCCACAATTTGTTGGGTAATAAACCCCTAGGGTTGACACCCatctgtggagaaggaaagtgagtAGGACAGATTTGACATTGTTTAAcaatttgtctagcttgttctttagttaCATGAAACTGTGCTCTAAGAGCAGCAGAATTTTGATGATGTAATTGATGATCTTTAGTAGCTTGTTCAATAACGTTACAAACAGTCCTAGTTAATAAGTCAGCTTTAGCATTTCCTGCCACTAAAGGTCCAGGTAAGTTAGAATGTCCTCTAATATgtccaataaaaaatttataggatctctgtaatattaatttttgtaacttttgtaaTATATTAACAATTGATGAATGAGAGGACAAAGAAGATGTTTCTATAGCTGGAAAGAGATTAACTATATATTGGGAATCAGTATAAAGATTAAAAGGCTGTGTAACCTTTTCAAAAGCAGTTATAATAGCAATTAATTCCGTCctttgagcagaggtttcagttgtTTGTTGGACTATTGGCTCTTGGTCATCTATAATAGTAACAGCTATTCCATTAGAAGATCCAtctgtaaaaattagagaagCCTGATCGAGGGGCACATGAGaaaagtttttaggaaaaatagtatTTACCTTAGTCATAAAATGTAGTAATGGGTGGTTaggcaaatgaaacaatatttctcCATAGAATCCCTGTAATGCTATAGGCCATTCATCATTAACATTTAATAAGAAATCTAATTGTTCCtttttatatggaataataatggAAGATGGATCTTGTCCAAAGAGCTCTCTACTTCGAAGTCTACCTTTACAAATTAATGATGACACCTGGGTGGGGTatgaaatattaatcttttttggaGTAGAAGGCAAATGAATCCATTCTAAAGGATCATCTTGCCATAGGCATCCAGTAGGAGTGTGTGAAGTCTGTAAGATTATTAACATCCAGGGCTTATTATAGTCTATTTGTTGTAAATAATGATCTGAAATAGCCTTCTCCACCTTAAATAAAGCCTTCTTTCCCTCAGGAGATAATTGTCTAGGTGAATTTGGATTTGAATCTCcctgtaaaatttcaaataaaggttTAAGGTCAGCAGTGGTTAATTTTaagtaaggccttatccaattaatatccccaagaagtttttgaaaatcatttaaagtatgCAAAGAATCAACCctaatctgtattttttgagaagttatatTGTTGGAATTAATCAATCTTCCAAGGTAAGAAAAAGGAgcctgagtttgaattttatcaggagcaatttttaatccccagtcttgtaaacttgtaatcataaaattaagcatttgtTGGAGTATCAAATAATCAGCATGAGCTAATAaaatatcatccatataatgaattatGTATCCAGATGGAAACTTATTTCTCGTGGAGACTAAGGCTGCATCAACAAACTTTTGACTTAAGGTGGGGCTATTTTTCATTCCCTGAGGCAAAATTTTCCATTGAAATCTTTGATAAGGTCTTTGTAAATTTGGGGAAAGCAGACTAAAAGCAAAACCTTTACAATCCTGTTTGGATAAAGGAACTGTAAAGAAGCAATCTTATAAGTCTATCACCACTATGTTATGATCTTTAGGTATAGCAGTAGGAGATGGGAGACCCAGTTCTAAGGCTCCCATAGTttccatagttttatttaaagCTCTAAGGAGGCTCTGGAGACACAGAAACTAACAAATTGGGTGGCCAATCAGAGATATAATATTGAGCTGCAGCCTCCTCTAAGACCTCCTGATCTTGAGGAGAAAGTTGTTCGTCCTCCTCTTCATCCCCTTGTTCATTATCAGATTGAGACTGTTTTTGAGGGGatgtagttttataaaatctaGATGTAGCAGCAGCCTCAATTAAGGGGGTCTGTTCAGACTCAGTCACTTGACGAGCCAAACAAACTGCCTCATGGGTCGGATCCAAAGcatctttaaaaacattccatAATGCAAAAGCATCTACAGGAATCTTTTCTGGCCCATGATGATCATAATAAACCTTCATCtctttacctatttttttccatgtttctaaatTCAAGGTTCCTTCCTCAGGGAACCAAGGAGAGCAttcttgaataaaattaaaaaaatgtcttaactgcttagaagaaactgaaatgcCCCGTTTATGGAGCATATGCTTAGCTATATCAATAAAGAGTCCTCTTTCTTTAGACTCTTTATGGCCCATGACTTCTCAAAATAAGTTCTCTGATTACTTACCCTTcacttacttagcaccttgctaagggGTCTGCAGTACCCTAGGTAAGATCCTATCCTCACCCGAAAACTTCTTAATGAAATGAATGCATCAGACTTACGGATTACCGATCGTCCCTGTTCGGGGGGCGCCagatgtcggagaccagctccaacagggggtctcaggagacgaacggatggtgaggagtcggcgaaagagggggtggagaaacaacacagacaccaaagtgaaggtgttgatcccaatctttacttgtgaagttgatcatatatacttttcattttggcaggcttacagtactttgtggttacaaaacaggaatcattattcaaacaaaacaaaatattacttagttacaattagaatagaataatgtatcttggcttatgcataagcaagcatgtgtactttcagttcgcgttttgctttgagcagtttctgcttagttaacttttaataatagttacaaatgtcccaaactattggcctataccttgactattctttcttgacttactgactggaaccggtgccatggttacggcaaggggttgacttgttattacttttaatcaaacagaagtaagagcacaaaccattgtgcacaggaacaagaacaagttgcccagtactaagcactaatctatctttttaacattaatttttcttctctagattttaatttaatttctcaaaaacttccttgacaggaatacagggagtttttctttagacattaacaatttacactccacagctgaatcattgcatttagagcaaacagatctatgctttagaagtagttacactaattgggaaagtcatgatttttcctttatacttaatggtcatatgagaaatcaaaactatacttattaaaggaatacaaaaacaaatcagcccattcccagaaacatactgcgctcctccagaggatggacgccttgcgccatccacctcagtagggccttgccattgcctgagtcaggggaggggcgcagcacctGTGTCTTCTCCTCCaacttttttttgctttttctccctctcccctcccctctgtatTTCACTTCCCTTGCCCAATGCTacactttcttctctccttctccaaaATTAGCCCAAAGTCCTCCTTCTGGATTCGAGGTGGTCAGGATTCAGAGGTCCCCTCCCCAGGTGCCCCATCCCCgctgccctgggcctgggcaAGGGGTGCGAGCTCATCTCTTCTGGCCGGTGCTCTGCATGACCTTGGAGACAAAGTTGACGATGGCCGAGGCAGGCTGTTTGGGGTTGAGCTCTGCAAAGAGGTGGCAGGCATTGTCTGTGGTGCTGCCCTGCTTCCGGGCCATGAAGCCAAAGAGCCTGCAGGGGCAGGAGAGGATGGTGGGCAAGAGGGGAAGACAGGAGGACCCTGGCCAGGGCACGCCCAGCCTGCCACGCGGCATCCCCAGCCTCCCCGGGCCTCAGGGACAGGGGGTGCCTGAGACAGAGCCCTCTTGGTTCCCCCGCAGCAAGGCCAAGGCTGGGGACAGTGTCTCGCTTTGTTTCAGGGCAGGCGAACGTTCCCCTTGGAGGGGTGGAGCGGGACTGGGGTGAAGGACAAGACTGGATAGTTCAGGGTGGGGACGAGACCAGAAATAAAGTGGGAGCATTCCTCAAGCAGcctctcccagccccacccaACACGACCGTTCCCATAAACAGCACAGAAGCAAACCAGGAGGCTGGGGGGCCCAGCAAGGATGGGGCCTCCGCACGCACTATGCACCCAGCAGGCACCCACCACACACCCGCCATGCACCCGCCATGCACCCCAGGAGGTCAGGGAGTCCAAGAACGAGCAGGTcctccacccccccccacacacacacagccgcCCTGTCCAGAGGCTGGGAAGTACAGAGAACCCAAGGGGGAGGGGACCCCACACCTGTCCCCTCTCCAGCACCAAGACGGGAATGACCTAACAATCTCTCTTTGTAAAACAGAGTTAAAAATACGAGGGCAGAGAACAGAATGTGAACTCGGGGCCCCTCCCAGCCAGGGTGTTGCTAATTAGAGCGAGATGGGGTAATCGGGACAGCTGGAGATACCCATGGACACTCCTCTGCCTCAGAAGGCACTGCCCAGCTAAAATTAACCAAGTCACAAACACACtgtcacacactcacacacatacactcacacacagcCCTGTACTTCCCACAACTTGACTCTTCCAGCTTGGTTTCAGGAGCTGGAGTAGTGCCCAGGTGTTGAAGTCACTGGGGCCCACAGGGCAgccccccagctcctccctgtcTGGGCTGTAGTGCAGTGGGGGTGACCTGAGCAGGGTGGGGGTCATCTCTGAGCTCCCATCACACAGGCATGCCAGCTTTGTCTGcctgcttctgccatgatggagACCTGGCCAACCCATGCCTGCCCTGACACTGCCACCTGCCCCTGCTGCAAGCCCTGGACTGCCTGGCCGGCTGGCAGGAACACAAGAAAACATGGGGACTCAGAGTCCTCGATGATTATGAGGACTGAACAAGGCCAAGTCCCCAGCGTTGATCACACCCAGATTCCTGATCATTGGAGGTGGCCTGGCTGCCTCTGGTCTCCTTTCTTCAGCCAACAACCATTCAGCAGCCTCTCTGTGGGACACTCAGCCCTGCCCAGATTGCTGGTCAAGCTACCTCCTCCCATTAAACCCATCTCTCTCCTACCTTTCAGCCTGAGCAAACTCTACCTGTCCTTTaagatccatttaaaaatattcgtTCTTTTCCAAAGCCTTTCCAACTCTGTCCCTGACAGGACACACTCTCCTTTGCTAAGGCCACACACGTGGGCTGACTCTTTCTCCAGACTTCGGTGACATTGGCACAAAGATCCTTGCTGGCTTTTTCCTACCCCAGGCTCCGGATTCTAAACCTgccacccacccccacctgctGGTGGACTAGGAAGCCACACTTACTTAGCAGGAGCACCTCCCCCTGTCTTCATCCACCTGTGGAGAGAAAGTCAGCTCAGGGTAAATCCCTGCACCTGTCCCCAGAGCACCGCCCACTCAGACCAGACTCTCTGGGGCAAGCAGAGGAGCCCTGACCTCTGCAGGATAGAAGCAGCCAAGGTCACCCAGGGGCTTTCAAGTTGGAGCAAACACTGCCACCTACCTCCCACAGCATGGAGGGGAGAaacagggtcagggtcagggtcggCCCAGAGGGGGTAAAAATGGGCATTTGAGTCCCAGGAGGGTCTCCAGATCtatgaagaaaactaaaaaaatgccCAACACAATTAGGCACACTCCCCTGGACACAGGCGGATCTTCCAGTTGGACTGAGAACTCACGCACCTGTGCTCATGTGCACACACTCTCTCCAGCGGCGTGAGCTGGCTGAGAGGGAAGGTGTTTCCAAGAGACTTACTTTCTTTCCTGTGGATCCAGGTCATAGAAGGTGACAGTGTTGAGGGGGTAGTGTCTTCGGAAGAAGAGCCTGTGGTTCAGACATCAGAGAACAGACAATGAGCATGGGAGGGTCTGCTTCCTCCAGCCCTCAGCCTGTGCCAGGCCACGTCGCACTGTGCCTGTTGTGGGTCACTGTCTCACAGAGCAAGATGGCCTGAGGTGCTCAGGAACAGAGACATCTGCCACAGAAATAAGCCCAAAAGCCAGGGGCTGGAAAAGAAACTGATGCTGAGGAATAAGAAATGGGGGGACCCTaaaggaggaaggaaatgaaCTGGGGTCATGGTTAGGAGAGAGCCTGGGAGGAAAGACTCTGCTCCTGGAAAGAAGGACCTTTTAAACAGTTGTCTTGAGAGCTGACTACCTAGTTCAGGCAGATCCTTGTagaaggatggagggagggagggagggaggatggagggATGGtgggatggatagatgaatggatggagggagggatgaatggattgatggatgggtgggtggatggaggatggatggagagatggataatggatggatggatgggtggattgATGGATGAGTCAGTGGGTGGATGGGGAGATGGATGGGTGAAGGAGGAtagatggatggagggatggaggatgtatggatgggtggatagattgATAGATGGTAGgttggtgggtggatggatgagtggatggatggatggatgggtgggtggatgaatggagaatgggtggatgggtaggtggatgagtgggtgggtagatgaatggatggctGGATGATGGCTGGCTGGATGGATGGAGACACACACAAATTAAGGGATAAGTAGGCTTAGAATAGATAGGGAATGGATGGATGCGAGTAAGTAGATGAATGGACCAATTGATGAGTGTGTGAACAAGTGGATGGATAATGGATCGATGGATGAACAGCTAGTGTGATAAAGAATGGAAGCAAGATAGATGGATGAGCGAATAGATGGGCTGAGAGGTGCAAGGGTGAGCAGTGGTGAGTGGAGGCACGGATGGGCTGCAGGAAGGAGAGCCAGAACAGGAGCAAGTAGACAAGGCTTACTTTCTCTGGTTGTCAGTCAGTGTGATTCCCTGCGCAGAGACCTTGAAGTGAACGATAGTGACAGCTGGCGTGGGGTCAGCAGCCAACGTCTCAGATGTAGCTTTGGAGATGGCCTGTGGCCCAGTGAGTGACTCCATATCCATGGAATTAACGAAGAGTACATTACAGGCTACAAGAAATTGACCCAAGTGGAATCAGGAAGGCTGGAGTTGGTGGAAACGATACCCCAGGTCCACTCTTGAGGGAAAAGGTAGCAGATCAATTTCAGGCCAGCCTTGGGCCAAAACATCTACACAGAGGAACATAATCTGCCTGGAGACCTCTGGGCCTGGCAGACTTCCACCTGCACCtgcaggaggcccaggcaggaaggTGGAAAGAAGGGCGTGGGCAGGGGTCCAGTCTCCAGGGACCACTCACCCACTCCTTGCTTCAGCAGATCAGAAGTCGAGTTGGCAGGGCCCGAGCTATCTCTGGATTCATCTGTGGGGTCTGAGACAAAAATTCACCTGGTAATTAAAACCCTAGAGCTGGAAAGAAGCACGGTTGGGCTGGGCCTAAGGTAACTTCTGCAAACACTTTGTGCCAGGACACGCTCTCCATGGCTGGCCCCGGTGCGAGTCACTGGGTTACCTACAGGTGGAATGTTCTACCGCTGCTGTAAGAACCCAGCACATGGATTGAGAGCTCTGGGTCCAGAATAGCTGGGCTCGAACCCTCAGCCCGCCACTTGCTAAGTGGAACCCATGACCCAGGGTTTTCAAACAACCCATATATAGTGTTAATCCACTGCCTGGTAAAAAGCAAGCTTCGAACAGCAGTGGTGTTGCTTCTGTTCATGCTTAAATTCATTCAACCACCAAGAGAGCACAACCATAAGTTCAAGATTAGTAAGAACCAAGCGATAGACATGTTAAGTAGCTTGACTTTACCATTTCTCAATGTGTAGCTATATCAAAGCAACACATTATACACCGTGCATACTACTGTTTTTATTTCAACTAtacctaaataatttttttttcatggtattgggaattgaaccccaggggcactttaccactgaattatctcccagcccttttaaattattttaattttgagacagagctttgctaagtggctgaggctggcctcaaacttgtgatcctcctgcctcagcctctccagtagctgagattacaggcctgtgccacggAGTCTCCATcactaaaacttttaaaaacaaaatcagaacaaCAAATAAGCATCGAGTCTCATTTGTCACCAGTGTTGCTTACACTTTGGTGTGCAcccttgttaaaatgcagatggCTGGGCCCAACCTAGAGTTCCTGAAGAAGTGGACCTGGAGAATGCCAGCATTTAACAAGTTCTCAGGGGATGCATAGCCTGCTGGTCTGAGGGCCACGTTTCAAGAACCACAGGTTTATACAATTCAAAGTCAAACAGCTTTGTAATTGCTGGACTTCCACAGTAAATtccataaaaatgtaatttaattgGTGTCTAAACTATGTGGTTAATAATGCTGCTTAAGTTTTGTTGGAACTTTTAAGCTAATAATGTTGgccaattattattaataattcagTGAACTGAATTGAATAGATAAAAATCATCCACAAATATTGGAGATGTTATCTCAACCTCTAGGACATTCTTCTCCTGACTCTCCCACGTCTTAGGCCTTGCCTGGGGATGAGGCTTATTCTGAGAATTCAGTATGAATTTCTTAAAGGCTCCAGAGTATTTTCTAGAACCATCTGGAAAGACAACTTACATATGCCCCTGGAGTTCaactcttaaataaacttttccttcttttggggggtaccaggaattgaacccaagggcacttaaccactgagccacctgcccacatccccagccctttatatttgatattctgaggcaggatctcactaggttgtttacagtctcgctaagttgccgaggctggcttggaactcgtgatcctcctgcctcagcctccccagccactgggattgcaggtgtgtgccaccacgcctacaaacttttccttcttttttatcaggaaaaagaagtgtgtgagagagaggttTTGAGTTTCCCCACGTTGGCAAAATGGCCAGTGCCCTCCACCCCTGGCCCACATTCTGGAGTGGCTGGCAGGGCCAGACATGAAGGAGGTAGCTCAAGGGCACCTTTGGAGCTCGGGGAGTCTCACATCCTACCTCGGTTTGGAATGACGAGCTTGCAGGGCAGAGCCAGAGGGATGATGGAGTGCTGGTAGACCAGGGCAGACAGGGAGCCTGCGGGACGAGACAACGGCTCAGAGGCAGCACTCCTGGGAGTCAGGGGCCAGCCGGGGCCGGGCGCAAACACCAGTAAGCCTCACCCCACCGGgcttctttctgtgtgtgtgtttgtgtgtgtgtgtgtgtgtgtgtgtgtgtgtgtgtgtgcgcgtggctagagatggaacccaggacctcaggtgTGCTTAGCTATGGAGCTACCCACAGCTTAGCTTCTTTATTACCCCTCTCTTATCCACAAATTTTCAGAGCTGAAAATtcatgcccttttttttttttttttagcaagacCCAAGGAAGAAGATTCCAAAGACTCCCTCTAGCAGTCATATTGTGACCTAACAACTTCCCTTTACAGTTCCTCCTAACATCTTTTCTAAGTCTCTCCAGTGATGAccccacacccctccccccaaaaaagaaacaaacagggTAGAAGCATTGGAGAATTGTGGGATCGAATCCCAGGTCAGTCACTTGTTACCTGTGACTTCTTGGGTAAGTCTAACTAACAGTTCCCTTGTGCGCAACAAGGACGGTGCCATCTACCACACAGGATGACGGGGGAGACAACTTGGGGTCAGGCCCCAGGGGGGCTTGAAGCAGGGCAAGATGCTGAACCCCTCCTGCAGGGACAGTGGTGGGGGCAGCTCACCAAAGTTCGGCTCATTGGGGCAGCCCTTGAGCTTGACTCCTCTGGGGCCAGTCTCGATTAGGAAATGTCTCACCAACTCATGGGCCAGATCTCCTGggatggagagaaagaaatgggACACTTTTCACAGAGTCACCCCACGGACTCCCAAGGCTGCTCTACCTCTTTTCCagtgcttggggctggggtgggagagagGGTCGCAGAGATGGGGAAGCTGGAGCCTGGGGCTGCAGAGACCACGACCGGCCCCTCCAGAGAGGAGAGACACCTGCTTCCCTGCTCCCCGACGCCACCATCACAAGTCCAGGACATGCTCTTCTGGAGAGCTGTTTATCAGGCACCAGCTCTCTGAGACTTAGGTCCTGCTCAGCACCCTGGGGCCCCCAGCACCCCAGGGTTTGAAGAGACCGTGAAGATCCCATAGTCTCAGGAGGAGGATGTCACCTTTCTTATTCTGCTGCATGATGGTCGGAGGAGGCGAAGACACCTTCATGGCCAGCCCATAGGCCCCCCTGAAGGAGTGGCTCTCATGGATGACGAAGGCCCCTGGCTCCTGATCCTTAAGGAGTGCGATGGCTGCGCtagaggagggaagagggcaCATGAGATTGGCGTCCCTGGCTGCCTAAGTGCCCTGGGGGCCTCTGGAACTTTGTTTTCTCTTGGATGAGATGACATTCTTTAAAGTCAGAGTATAAACACTCCCAAGGGTCTTCCTGGGCTGAGATGGCCAGAGAGTCAACACTGGGGGCCACGCAGCCTGTCGTCGCAAATACTCAAGTCTATGGCTGCAGCTGGAAGCGAGTGACAGTCTGTAAACTAATGGACGTGGctttgttccaataaaactttatttacaaagacaGGCAGTGGGCCAGTGAGGCCGTCAGGCAGTCCTTGGTGAGCCACACCCACACCCCACAGATGTTCCTTGAGAACCCATAGGGGGCCTCGTCTCTATTCCCATATTCACAACTTCATTTGTTTCTACAAAATGCAAAAATCTCCCACATCATACAGATGGAGAGCTGAGGCTTCATATGATCTTGGCTGATCTTCTACTTTGTTCAGGAAAACCAAAGCTCCGATGGACTCTTGCAAAAATCATTCACACCAATGGTCTGCCAGCCTTCCCTTTGATGTGGGAAGTGCTTCTTATTGTCTGACTTCAATCCCAGCTCCCTCTCTGTGACCACTACCTACTGCAAAGAGGAATGAGTGCACTGTGTTCCTTGCCCAAGTCAGACACGGTGATCGGCAGCCAACTCTGTCCTCTATGGACCCACAGAACCACCAGAACCACCTAGTCCTCACCTTGCTCTCTGGAGATCTCAGGCTTGTACCAATACTTGGAAGTGTCCTGGACAAATTTCACTTTAGCCCGGGTCTCAGGACTGTTGTCTGCAGGAGAAGAAGAATGGGAAGTGTTACAGGTGGAACTCTGTTCCCTGAAAAGAGATGCTGAAGTGAGTCCTGACCCTCAAAGCCCACGAATGGGGCCTTATTTGGAAAGAGGGTCTTTGCACATGGAATCCAATTAAGATGAAGGCACTCTGGACAGAGCCCTGGTCTAGGAGGATGTGTCCTcaaaagaggagacagagactCGTGAAGACAGCTCCATGTGAAGAGGGAGCCACATGAGCTGGCACAGTCACAAGCCAAGGAACACTAAGGACCTCCAGACCCAGGGGGACTTGGCAAGCCTGAAGACCATGGTCCCTCGGAACCCCACCAGGGACCAAGCTGGGTGCTGGACTCCTGGCCTCCCCATTTCTGCTATTTTAAGCCAACAAGTATATGGTGCTTTATACCCAGGGGGACACAGAAAGTAGTGTCCTCGAACATCACAGAGCACAGCAGGAAGGGACAGAGCGGGGACTTCTCACCCCCCCAATGCCTTCTGGGCATCCCACAGAGCCAACCCAGAGCCTGCCCTGCTCCCAGCACCCGTCCCCTAGCAGATTCCCCACATGGCTAAGACccacccttccccctcccccacaggcTCAACCTCCCAACTGCAGCATCGCAGATGAAAAGGCAGGAAGACCCCTTTCTGTCCTCTCTTCCTTAtccccctcctctttctcacATGGAAAGCCAGTGTTCTGCAGTCACACAGGGCAAAAAATCACTCCAACTCTGGGACAAGTATG is a window encoding:
- the LOC106145499 gene encoding tensin-1 encodes the protein MRKEAGKRGPHTPTPDPEAALEPVLTWPQGLSVGHHLEQSSTCNTSHSSSPADNSPETRAKVKFVQDTSKYWYKPEISREQAIALLKDQEPGAFVIHESHSFRGAYGLAMKVSSPPPTIMQQNKKGDLAHELVRHFLIETGPRGVKLKGCPNEPNFGSLSALVYQHSIIPLALPCKLVIPNRDPTDESRDSSGPANSTSDLLKQGVACNVLFVNSMDMESLTGPQAISKATSETLAADPTPAVTIVHFKVSAQGITLTDNQRKLFFRRHYPLNTVTFYDLDPQERKWMKTGGGAPAK